In one Candidatus Kuenenbacteria bacterium genomic region, the following are encoded:
- the rpsL gene encoding 30S ribosomal protein S12 produces MSTINQLIRKGRSRKPSKSKTPSLLMVQNVLTRRKKEMPKGSPFKRGVCTKVTTTTPKKPNSALRKIARVRLSNGEEVTAYIPGVGHNLQEHSIVMLRGGRVKDLPGVRYHIVRGIYDTQGVEGRKQGRSRYGAKKAKAKK; encoded by the coding sequence ATGTCTACTATCAACCAATTGATCCGCAAGGGTCGCAGTAGAAAGCCGAGTAAATCCAAGACCCCATCTCTTTTGATGGTGCAAAATGTACTGACTCGCCGCAAAAAAGAAATGCCCAAGGGCAGCCCTTTCAAGCGTGGGGTCTGTACAAAGGTGACCACCACCACTCCAAAAAAACCAAACTCTGCTTTGCGTAAAATTGCCAGAGTCCGTTTGTCCAACGGTGAAGAAGTCACTGCCTATATACCGGGCGTTGGCCACAATCTCCAAGAGCACTCCATTGTGATGCTTCGTGGCGGCAGAGTAAAAGATTTGCCTGGTGTGCGTTATCATATTGTCCGCGGTATCTATGATACCCAAGGCGTCGAAGGTCGCAAGCAAGGTCGCAGTCGCTATGGCGCCAAGAAAGCTAAAGCCAAGAAGTAA
- the rpsG gene encoding 30S ribosomal protein S7 encodes MRGKQSPKRKIKPDVKYHRLDISKLINYIMRDGKKAVAEKIVYDALDYIAGKTKEDPMATYEFALRNVAPALEVRGRRVGGANYQVPFPVSDDRRQVLSFRWIIAAAKSRKGRPMAHALADELLDAAKGEGSAVKKREDMHRMAESNKAFAHFARFTKKKR; translated from the coding sequence ATGCGTGGAAAACAATCCCCCAAGAGAAAAATAAAACCAGATGTTAAATATCATCGTTTGGATATCTCCAAATTGATCAACTATATTATGCGTGATGGCAAAAAAGCCGTGGCTGAAAAAATAGTCTATGATGCTCTAGACTATATCGCCGGCAAAACCAAAGAAGACCCCATGGCTACCTATGAGTTCGCCTTGCGCAATGTCGCACCAGCCCTAGAAGTGCGTGGTCGCCGAGTGGGCGGTGCCAACTATCAGGTACCTTTCCCAGTGAGCGACGATCGTCGCCAGGTGCTTTCTTTCCGCTGGATCATTGCCGCGGCCAAATCTCGCAAAGGCAGACCTATGGCCCATGCCTTGGCCGATGAGCTTCTTGATGCCGCCAAGGGAGAGGGCTCGGCTGTCAAAAAGCGAGAAGATATGCATCGTATGGCCGAATCCAACAAGGCCTTTGCTCACTTTGCTAGATTCACCAAAAAGAAAAGGTAA
- the fusA gene encoding elongation factor G: MSREYSLEKTRNFGIMAHIDAGKTTTTERVLFYTGRRHKIGEVHEGAAEMDWMDQEKERGITITSAATTCFWKGIRFNIIDTPGHVDFTVEVERSLRVLDGAVAVFDGSQGVEPQSETVWRQAEKYNVPRIAFVNKMDKIGADYEMSYKSILERLSPNAVRYIIPIGAESKFEGVVSLLTMKAYHFEGQNGEEVIESEIPADMLEDAKKYRSELLEKAAEQDDALLEKYLGGTELTEEEIKKGLRQGVLANKLYLVLCGSALANKGVQLVLDAVNDYLPSPLDVPPIEGFDPSDENQKLVRHASDTDPFTALAFKIATDPFVGTLTFFRVYSGVVKAGSYVYNSSTGDKERFGRIVRMHANRREDVEEVYAGEIAAAIGLKNTTTGDTLCDENNQIILEKITFPEPVIKVAVEPKTKVDQEKMGMALQKLAQEDPTFRVSTDEETLETIIAGMGELHLDVLVERMRREFKVDCNVGKPQVAYRETIKQAGQAQGKYIKQSGGRGQYGDCHLKLEPIVEPDEEGKLKDFEFVNEIKGGVVPSEYIPAIEKGVKEALSNGVVAGYPMMHVRVAVFDGSYHEVDSSEIAFKMAAIMAFKEAAKRANPILLEPIMKIEVVTPEEYMGDIIGDLNARRAVIKEMTNRGTAKVVDGEVPLATMFGYATASRSLSQGRASFSMEFSHYAEVPRNVVEQIVGEKAKTGK, translated from the coding sequence ATGTCTAGAGAATATTCACTAGAAAAAACCAGAAACTTTGGCATCATGGCTCATATTGATGCCGGCAAAACCACGACTACCGAACGCGTACTTTTTTACACTGGCCGCAGGCACAAAATTGGCGAAGTTCATGAAGGCGCCGCCGAAATGGACTGGATGGATCAGGAAAAAGAAAGAGGTATTACTATCACTTCTGCTGCCACAACTTGTTTTTGGAAAGGTATTCGTTTCAATATTATCGATACGCCAGGCCACGTTGATTTCACGGTAGAAGTCGAAAGGTCTCTGCGTGTTTTAGACGGCGCTGTGGCTGTTTTTGATGGTTCGCAAGGCGTGGAGCCGCAATCAGAGACCGTTTGGAGACAAGCAGAAAAGTACAATGTCCCACGCATCGCTTTTGTTAATAAGATGGACAAAATTGGCGCCGATTACGAGATGAGCTACAAATCAATTCTAGAGCGCCTTAGTCCCAATGCTGTTCGCTATATTATTCCTATTGGTGCTGAAAGCAAATTTGAAGGCGTGGTTAGTCTTCTTACTATGAAAGCCTATCACTTCGAAGGCCAAAATGGAGAAGAGGTCATCGAATCAGAAATCCCGGCCGATATGCTGGAAGACGCCAAGAAATATCGATCTGAGTTGTTGGAAAAAGCGGCTGAACAAGATGATGCTTTGTTGGAAAAATATTTGGGTGGTACGGAATTGACCGAAGAGGAAATCAAAAAAGGATTGCGTCAGGGGGTGCTCGCCAACAAGCTTTACTTGGTTTTGTGCGGCAGTGCTCTAGCCAACAAAGGTGTTCAGCTGGTTTTGGACGCTGTCAATGATTATTTACCCTCACCGTTAGACGTTCCCCCGATAGAAGGGTTCGATCCAAGTGATGAAAACCAAAAATTGGTTCGCCACGCTTCCGATACTGACCCCTTTACCGCTCTAGCCTTCAAAATTGCTACCGATCCGTTTGTTGGTACCCTGACATTTTTCCGTGTCTACTCTGGGGTAGTCAAGGCGGGTAGTTATGTCTATAATTCTTCCACTGGTGATAAGGAGCGTTTTGGCCGTATCGTCCGTATGCACGCCAATCGTCGCGAAGACGTAGAAGAGGTGTATGCTGGTGAAATCGCCGCTGCTATTGGTCTAAAAAATACCACCACCGGTGATACCTTGTGTGATGAAAATAATCAGATTATTTTGGAAAAGATTACTTTCCCCGAACCAGTTATCAAGGTGGCTGTCGAGCCCAAAACCAAAGTCGATCAAGAGAAGATGGGCATGGCTTTGCAGAAGCTGGCCCAAGAAGACCCGACTTTCAGGGTTTCTACTGATGAAGAAACCTTGGAAACAATTATCGCCGGTATGGGCGAACTTCATCTTGATGTTTTGGTGGAAAGAATGCGCCGCGAGTTTAAGGTTGACTGTAATGTCGGCAAGCCCCAAGTCGCCTATCGAGAAACCATCAAGCAGGCTGGTCAAGCCCAAGGTAAATATATAAAACAATCAGGCGGTCGCGGTCAGTATGGTGATTGTCATCTAAAGCTAGAGCCGATTGTTGAGCCAGATGAAGAGGGCAAATTAAAAGATTTTGAATTTGTTAATGAAATCAAAGGCGGAGTTGTTCCAAGTGAATATATCCCTGCTATTGAAAAGGGCGTCAAAGAAGCTTTGAGCAATGGTGTCGTTGCTGGTTATCCGATGATGCATGTGCGCGTAGCAGTTTTTGACGGCTCTTATCATGAGGTTGACTCTTCAGAAATAGCTTTCAAAATGGCAGCTATTATGGCTTTTAAAGAAGCCGCCAAACGTGCCAATCCGATTCTTCTTGAACCAATTATGAAAATAGAAGTTGTTACCCCAGAAGAATATATGGGCGATATTATCGGCGATCTCAATGCCCGTCGGGCCGTGATCAAGGAAATGACCAACCGTGGTACCGCCAAGGTTGTTGATGGCGAAGTTCCGCTAGCTACCATGTTTGGCTATGCTACCGCCTCTCGCTCCTTGTCTCAGGGCCGGGCCTCCTTTAGCATGGAGTTTTCTCACTATGCCGAGGTGCCGAGAAACGTGGTGGAACAAATTGTCGGTGAAAAAGCCAAGACGGGAAAATAA